One stretch of Bordetella avium DNA includes these proteins:
- a CDS encoding DUF3426 domain-containing protein, producing the protein MSLVTRCPHCATAFKVVADQLRVRNGLVRCGVCNTVFDGRACLVTPGGPVNQAPVPVIEQALPEPAAPVSIPPPPPAPPLPAVLRGRDAMQRDQEDPEPRADEDARDEPPWEERQSLGSKDALPDRLGSHQDAAQRAADDGADRDVFSADGPWSFSAEPRINGPREPGLAGPAEPIEADAVPGERRTRFSSATDSGRTPPEFLDDDRARSRGLGRRLWLLACLLGLLALGLQLAYVYRSAIATSVPALRPVLELACKPLACSVAYTRRLERISIVSSSLRAPQGAALAEGRTSLVLNVVMRNRYDKPQPWPALVLELTDISDAVVARKVLLPQDYLDPAQARGPFGANEEVKLAVPIEVQGINVNGFQLEKFFP; encoded by the coding sequence AGGTCGTTGCGGATCAGTTGCGCGTGCGCAATGGTCTGGTGCGCTGCGGCGTTTGCAACACGGTTTTTGATGGCCGTGCCTGCCTGGTGACGCCTGGCGGGCCGGTCAACCAGGCGCCGGTGCCTGTGATCGAGCAAGCGCTGCCCGAACCCGCCGCGCCTGTTTCCATACCGCCTCCCCCGCCCGCGCCGCCGCTGCCTGCCGTGCTGCGCGGGCGTGACGCCATGCAGCGTGACCAAGAGGACCCGGAACCCCGAGCCGATGAGGATGCTCGCGATGAGCCGCCTTGGGAGGAGCGCCAGAGCCTCGGCTCGAAGGATGCGCTGCCCGACAGGTTGGGTTCGCATCAAGACGCAGCGCAACGCGCGGCTGACGATGGCGCGGACCGTGATGTTTTTTCTGCCGATGGGCCCTGGAGTTTTAGTGCGGAACCGCGAATAAACGGTCCTCGCGAGCCCGGTCTGGCCGGGCCGGCCGAGCCTATCGAGGCTGATGCCGTGCCGGGCGAACGGCGTACCCGGTTTTCCAGCGCGACCGACAGCGGGCGCACGCCGCCGGAATTCCTGGATGACGACCGGGCGCGCTCACGGGGTTTGGGCCGACGGCTGTGGCTGCTGGCCTGCCTCCTGGGTTTGCTGGCGCTGGGCTTGCAACTGGCCTATGTGTACCGCAGCGCCATCGCGACCTCGGTGCCGGCCTTGCGGCCGGTTCTGGAGCTGGCTTGCAAGCCGCTGGCTTGCTCGGTGGCTTACACGCGCCGGCTGGAGCGCATCAGTATCGTGTCGTCTTCGCTGCGCGCACCGCAGGGCGCGGCGCTTGCCGAGGGCCGCACGTCCCTGGTGTTGAATGTGGTGATGCGTAACCGTTACGACAAGCCTCAGCCCTGGCCTGCGCTGGTGCTGGAATTGACCGATATTTCGGATGCTGTGGTGGCACGCAAAGTGTTGCTGCCCCAGGATTATCTCGATCCCGCGCAGGCCCGAGGGCCTTTTGGCGCGAATGAGGAAGTCAAGCTCGCCGTGCCTATCGAAGTGCAGGGCATCAACGTTAACGGCTTTCAACTCGAAAAATTTTTCCCCTGA
- a CDS encoding carbohydrate kinase family protein, with protein MTSSVLVCGSMAFDTIAVFEGYFKDHILPDRIQSLSVSFLVPRMRKEYGGCAGNIAYTMHLLGGRPVPVATIGEDAADYVERFTKLGIDVSRLKVVPDTFTAQCFISTDLDDNQITAFHPGAMSFSAQNDLSQADAAWAIVAPDAKEGMFAHAHALSARGIPFIFDLGQAMPLFEGDDLERMLGLCQAMTVNDYEASVVEQRTGRKMADIARGLRAVIVTRGAEGATLYTEGQEVHIAPVKADEVLDPTGCGDAHRGGLLYGLTSGWSWADSARLANVMGAIKIASRGPQNHAPSRDDINRRLQSAYGLQLPA; from the coding sequence ATGACCTCTTCCGTGCTGGTATGTGGCTCGATGGCTTTCGATACCATCGCCGTGTTTGAAGGCTATTTCAAAGATCACATCCTCCCGGATCGCATCCAATCGCTGAGCGTTTCTTTTCTTGTGCCGCGCATGCGCAAGGAATATGGCGGCTGCGCAGGCAATATTGCCTACACCATGCACTTGCTGGGCGGCCGGCCAGTGCCGGTGGCGACCATCGGTGAAGACGCCGCCGATTACGTCGAACGCTTTACCAAGCTGGGCATAGATGTGTCCCGCCTGAAGGTCGTGCCCGACACCTTCACTGCGCAGTGCTTTATTTCCACCGATCTGGACGACAATCAGATCACGGCCTTTCATCCCGGTGCGATGTCCTTCTCCGCGCAGAATGACCTGAGCCAGGCCGATGCCGCCTGGGCGATCGTCGCGCCCGACGCCAAAGAAGGCATGTTCGCCCATGCCCACGCGCTTTCGGCACGTGGCATTCCGTTCATCTTCGATCTGGGTCAGGCCATGCCGCTCTTCGAGGGCGACGACCTCGAACGCATGTTGGGCCTGTGCCAGGCGATGACGGTCAATGACTATGAAGCCAGCGTGGTCGAACAGCGTACCGGCCGCAAGATGGCGGATATTGCCCGCGGCCTGCGTGCGGTCATCGTGACGCGAGGCGCTGAGGGCGCCACGCTCTACACCGAGGGTCAGGAAGTGCATATCGCGCCGGTCAAGGCCGATGAGGTGCTCGATCCGACGGGGTGCGGCGACGCCCATCGTGGCGGTCTGCTTTACGGTCTGACCTCGGGCTGGAGCTGGGCTGACAGCGCCCGTCTGGCCAACGTCATGGGCGCTATTAAGATCGCCTCGCGCGGTCCGCAGAATCATGCGCCCAGTCGCGATGACATTAACCGTCGTCTGCAAAGCGCCTACGGCTTGCAATTACCGGCCTGA
- a CDS encoding outer membrane lipoprotein: MSTTISPSVGRIGRGIAVVTLAAGMLVLAGCANHSASSSVYTYGQAQREQIVRTGTVTGVRPITIQTDKSSGVGALAGGALGGVAGNAIGGGTGRTIATVGGAILGALAGNVAENQVGKTSGYEITVRLDNGETRVVAQEADNPVSVGQRVQVISGGGPTRVVPY, encoded by the coding sequence ATGAGCACTACCATTTCTCCGTCTGTCGGCCGTATTGGTCGCGGCATCGCGGTGGTCACGCTGGCCGCCGGTATGCTGGTTCTGGCGGGTTGCGCCAATCACAGCGCCTCCAGCAGCGTCTACACCTATGGCCAAGCCCAGCGCGAACAAATTGTGCGGACGGGTACCGTGACGGGCGTGCGTCCGATCACCATCCAGACCGACAAGTCCAGCGGCGTGGGCGCATTGGCTGGCGGCGCGCTTGGCGGTGTGGCGGGTAATGCCATTGGCGGCGGCACAGGCCGCACCATCGCGACGGTTGGCGGCGCCATCCTGGGCGCGCTCGCAGGCAACGTCGCCGAGAATCAGGTCGGCAAGACCTCGGGCTATGAAATCACGGTTCGCCTCGATAACGGCGAAACCCGTGTGGTGGCCCAGGAGGCCGATAATCCGGTCAGCGTGGGCCAGCGTGTGCAGGTTATCAGTGGCGGCGGCCCAACCCGCGTCGTTCCCTACTGA
- a CDS encoding acyl carrier protein, with protein MHTEQELHTRIAEIVESIVLKKVAVDTPLITSGLVDSLSAVDITLAVESEYGCSIPAPEIAEHLQSVRTLAGYVASHS; from the coding sequence ATGCATACAGAGCAAGAACTCCACACTCGCATTGCTGAAATCGTTGAATCGATCGTCCTGAAAAAAGTGGCTGTCGACACCCCCCTGATTACCTCCGGCCTGGTGGATTCATTATCAGCGGTAGATATCACGCTTGCTGTCGAGTCGGAATACGGCTGCAGCATTCCAGCCCCGGAAATTGCCGAGCACCTGCAATCGGTGCGCACGCTTGCGGGATATGTCGCTTCCCACAGCTAA
- a CDS encoding D-alanyl-lipoteichoic acid biosynthesis protein DltD, translating into MSLPTAKARLLSHIAAAITASLLALALYWTADRFLDRNVQPISSSPSTTDNYLPNLGPDWGTQHVNLDRLSRALSDGTLVVLGSSELSSHDLRFVPYRFFPQELKVPTLAYGHAMFQSYGMVSVLESVADALTPNTRLVIMVSPAWFASGGQLPRSAFAEHVTGPVWDRLWDRSATREQMQTWIGANANWGLLWLLANGQMAEFKDKVALWWRTRSQPAPDRPRSALAVPAHKYVAWPSAARLSTSHWNELIEQAIDVEHALGSKNPYSVRDDYYQQYLASVSSPARNEFPDISPMSRPELGDLARLMALLQQRKVRAYFVIQPFNPKLILDVERFDPVAAAIKGMCERYDMGCLDLYSIPFAPGMVRDDMHLAELGWALADRGIAEFFSR; encoded by the coding sequence ATGTCGCTTCCCACAGCTAAAGCCAGACTGCTGTCGCACATTGCGGCAGCAATCACCGCGAGCCTGTTGGCGCTGGCACTCTACTGGACGGCGGACCGCTTTCTGGACCGCAATGTACAGCCCATCTCCAGCTCCCCCTCCACCACCGATAACTATCTGCCCAATCTCGGACCTGATTGGGGAACTCAGCACGTCAATCTCGACCGCCTATCCCGCGCCCTGAGCGACGGCACCCTGGTGGTGCTGGGTTCATCAGAGTTGTCCAGCCATGACCTGCGTTTCGTTCCCTATCGTTTCTTTCCGCAGGAACTGAAAGTTCCCACGCTGGCCTATGGCCACGCGATGTTCCAGTCCTATGGCATGGTCAGTGTGCTGGAGTCGGTTGCCGACGCCCTTACGCCTAACACCCGTTTGGTCATCATGGTATCGCCCGCCTGGTTTGCGTCGGGCGGCCAGTTACCGCGTTCGGCCTTTGCCGAGCACGTCACCGGCCCGGTATGGGACCGTCTCTGGGACCGGTCGGCCACCCGTGAGCAAATGCAGACCTGGATCGGCGCCAATGCCAACTGGGGCTTGCTGTGGCTGCTGGCCAATGGCCAGATGGCCGAGTTCAAAGACAAGGTGGCCCTGTGGTGGCGCACGCGCAGTCAGCCGGCGCCCGACCGTCCGCGCAGCGCCTTGGCGGTGCCGGCCCACAAATATGTGGCCTGGCCATCTGCCGCCCGTTTATCGACCTCGCACTGGAACGAGCTGATAGAGCAGGCCATCGATGTCGAGCATGCCCTGGGCAGCAAGAATCCTTACAGCGTACGCGACGACTACTATCAGCAGTATCTGGCATCGGTATCCTCGCCCGCACGCAATGAGTTTCCCGATATCTCGCCCATGAGCCGCCCTGAGCTGGGTGACCTGGCGCGTCTCATGGCCCTGTTGCAGCAGCGCAAGGTGAGGGCTTATTTCGTGATTCAGCCCTTTAATCCCAAACTCATTCTGGATGTCGAGCGTTTTGACCCCGTCGCGGCCGCCATCAAGGGCATGTGCGAGCGCTACGACATGGGCTGCCTGGACCTCTACAGCATTCCGTTCGCGCCCGGGATGGTGCGAGACGACATGCACTTGGCCGAACTGGGATGGGCTCTGGCGGACCGGGGTATTGCGGAGTTTTTCTCGCGATGA
- a CDS encoding MBOAT family O-acyltransferase — MELFGSLNFFGGALLGGLGLLLYRFLALPWRLDYRHVMALLSVLIWLAVFGVRPWQPLALLAVSGAAVWGNRRGWLPTWVSVIVIMTPLLLVKTGTTQLPGMLGLSFATFRAIDVLLFASRNERLSPLDYFVYLFFPLTLLAGPMYRWRAFQTDLRRGYDGVTLNAWLGGLELTLLGVIQKFGLAEAIWRYGLSTLDAHDYSLTGVAANATLYSLYLFFDFAGYSNMAIGIGMLFGFVLPVNFRNPLASSNPQDFWRRWHISLSEWLRDVVFMPIYKALAKTSFFGRHRLAAQNIGIFATLIAMGIWNGLNWHYVISGIMFGTYSVAHNLLVNAARTRPALAAWLAIGWVKFSGRVITLILASLALYVFSGRSPI; from the coding sequence ATGGAATTATTCGGCAGTCTGAATTTCTTCGGGGGCGCCCTGCTGGGTGGTCTGGGTCTCTTGCTTTACCGCTTCCTGGCGTTGCCCTGGCGGCTCGACTATCGCCATGTGATGGCGCTGTTGTCCGTGCTGATCTGGCTGGCTGTTTTTGGCGTGCGTCCTTGGCAGCCGCTGGCATTATTGGCCGTGTCGGGCGCCGCAGTCTGGGGCAACCGGCGCGGCTGGCTGCCGACATGGGTGTCGGTCATCGTCATCATGACCCCGCTATTACTGGTCAAAACGGGTACGACACAGTTGCCCGGCATGCTGGGTCTGTCTTTCGCCACCTTCCGCGCCATTGACGTGCTGTTGTTCGCCTCGCGCAATGAGCGGCTGTCGCCCTTGGACTATTTCGTCTATCTGTTTTTCCCGCTGACTTTGCTGGCCGGCCCCATGTATCGCTGGCGCGCCTTTCAGACAGATTTGCGGCGCGGTTATGACGGCGTGACGCTCAATGCCTGGTTGGGTGGGTTGGAGCTCACACTTCTGGGCGTCATTCAGAAATTCGGCCTGGCTGAAGCCATCTGGCGTTATGGGCTCTCCACGCTGGATGCGCACGATTACTCACTGACCGGCGTGGCCGCCAACGCCACGCTCTATAGCCTTTATCTGTTTTTCGATTTTGCAGGCTATAGCAATATGGCGATAGGCATAGGCATGTTGTTTGGCTTTGTGCTGCCGGTCAATTTTCGCAACCCATTGGCTTCGAGCAATCCGCAGGACTTTTGGCGGCGCTGGCACATCAGTCTTTCCGAATGGCTGCGTGACGTGGTGTTCATGCCGATTTACAAGGCGCTGGCCAAGACCTCCTTTTTTGGGCGTCACCGTCTGGCCGCGCAAAACATCGGCATCTTCGCCACGCTGATCGCTATGGGCATCTGGAACGGCCTGAATTGGCATTACGTCATCAGCGGCATCATGTTCGGCACCTATTCCGTCGCTCATAATCTTCTGGTCAATGCGGCGCGCACACGCCCCGCCTTGGCCGCCTGGCTGGCCATCGGCTGGGTGAAATTCTCCGGCCGGGTGATTACGCTCATTCTGGCCTCCCTGGCGCTATATGTATTTAGCGGCCGCAGCCCGATCTGA
- a CDS encoding D-alanine--poly(phosphoribitol) ligase, with translation MRFDLNTFEFVPTARAPQALAVVGADRTLSWEALAEAAAVWVERARAQGITADVPVVIYGHKQAGFFVAMVGALMLGAPFVPVDTIYPAERLRRIVEIVGAGAVYDAETDQFETGAPQAQALEEKGLAYVIFTSGSTGDPKGVQIGRESVALLGEWMAGFGLGDAPVFMNQAPFSFDLSMYEVFGTLALGGSCVLNAREQIASQAQWYRRLAEYGISCWVSTPSFAHQQLVSRDFAPGALPTLDTFLFCGEPLTLALAKKLRQRFPDARILNTYGPTEATVATTLIEVDEAVIAAHDPLPIGYAKPQAHVYIDQGELCIVGDHVMRGYLNRPDLNASKCFRAEDGRRGFRTGDLGEAGEGGLLFCRGRIDDQIKLNGYRIELSEIDAALHDLSGVRGGACAVLRRPDGTAVRLIGFLESGAEAARFAEDVRQNDWKTQLAQRLPPYMVPSELVVCPELPVSNNHKTDRKKLLDIYAAL, from the coding sequence ATGCGTTTTGATCTGAATACCTTTGAGTTTGTGCCCACGGCGCGCGCGCCGCAGGCCCTGGCCGTTGTGGGCGCCGACCGGACGCTCAGTTGGGAGGCTTTGGCCGAGGCCGCCGCCGTCTGGGTCGAGCGGGCCCGTGCGCAAGGCATCACGGCCGATGTGCCGGTTGTCATCTATGGCCACAAGCAGGCCGGCTTCTTTGTCGCTATGGTGGGTGCGTTGATGCTGGGCGCGCCCTTCGTGCCGGTGGATACGATTTATCCGGCCGAGCGTCTGCGCCGTATCGTCGAGATCGTGGGTGCGGGCGCCGTCTATGATGCTGAGACAGACCAATTCGAAACGGGCGCGCCGCAAGCGCAGGCGCTCGAAGAAAAAGGCCTGGCCTATGTGATCTTTACGTCGGGCAGCACGGGAGACCCCAAAGGCGTGCAGATCGGCCGCGAAAGCGTGGCGCTGTTGGGCGAGTGGATGGCAGGTTTCGGGCTGGGCGATGCGCCGGTTTTCATGAATCAGGCGCCGTTCAGTTTCGATCTGTCTATGTACGAAGTGTTCGGCACGTTGGCGCTGGGCGGCAGTTGTGTGCTCAACGCCCGTGAACAGATTGCTTCCCAGGCGCAGTGGTATAGGCGCTTGGCCGAGTATGGCATCAGCTGCTGGGTCTCCACGCCTTCTTTCGCCCATCAGCAATTGGTGAGCCGCGATTTCGCGCCGGGCGCACTGCCCACGCTCGATACTTTTCTCTTCTGTGGCGAACCGTTGACCCTTGCTTTGGCCAAGAAGTTGCGTCAGCGCTTTCCTGATGCCCGCATCCTGAACACCTACGGCCCGACCGAGGCGACTGTCGCAACCACGCTCATCGAGGTCGATGAAGCGGTGATTGCCGCCCACGATCCTTTGCCTATCGGCTACGCCAAGCCGCAGGCGCATGTGTATATCGACCAGGGAGAGCTCTGCATCGTTGGCGACCACGTCATGCGCGGCTACCTCAACCGTCCCGATCTGAACGCAAGCAAGTGCTTTCGCGCAGAAGATGGCCGCCGAGGTTTTCGTACCGGCGATCTTGGCGAGGCAGGAGAGGGAGGGTTGCTGTTCTGCCGTGGTCGCATTGACGACCAGATCAAGCTCAATGGCTATCGCATCGAATTATCAGAAATTGACGCCGCGCTGCATGATCTGAGCGGGGTCCGAGGCGGCGCTTGTGCGGTGCTGCGTCGTCCCGACGGTACGGCGGTGCGCCTGATCGGTTTTCTGGAAAGCGGCGCCGAGGCGGCCCGCTTTGCGGAGGATGTGCGCCAGAATGACTGGAAGACGCAACTCGCGCAACGCCTGCCGCCCTATATGGTGCCTTCGGAACTGGTGGTCTGCCCAGAGCTGCCGGTCTCGAATAATCACAAGACCGACCGTAAGAAGCTGCTCGACATCTACGCCGCCCTGTGA
- a CDS encoding YggT family protein, producing MIGDIFGFIIDILFTLFGAALLLRAWMHAVRLHPFNPLARTIYQCTNWLVLPLRRVIPATGRVDWSSLFAAWLAALVFFILLTVAAFGALPSASGLPRILLAALLTEVRWALNLIVWLTLIQAVLSWVNPMSPIMPLLQTLSAPILNPIRRILPRTSIDFSPLVVLLLAQVLIMLLTRLSYLA from the coding sequence ATGATCGGCGATATTTTTGGTTTTATTATCGACATTCTGTTCACGCTTTTCGGCGCGGCCCTGCTATTGCGCGCGTGGATGCACGCCGTGCGCCTGCACCCGTTCAATCCTCTGGCCCGCACGATTTATCAATGCACCAACTGGCTGGTATTGCCATTGCGCCGCGTGATTCCTGCAACGGGACGTGTGGACTGGAGCAGTCTGTTCGCCGCTTGGCTAGCAGCCCTGGTGTTTTTCATTTTGCTGACCGTGGCCGCCTTCGGCGCACTGCCATCAGCCAGCGGCCTGCCGCGCATTCTGCTTGCGGCCTTGCTCACCGAAGTGCGCTGGGCGCTCAACCTCATCGTGTGGCTGACACTGATTCAGGCCGTGCTGTCGTGGGTCAACCCGATGTCGCCCATCATGCCTTTGCTACAGACCTTGAGCGCCCCCATCCTGAACCCGATCCGCCGCATCCTGCCGCGCACCAGCATTGATTTCTCGCCGCTGGTGGTGCTGCTTCTGGCGCAGGTCTTGATTATGCTGCTGACCCGCTTGTCATACCTGGCCTGA
- a CDS encoding histone H1-like repetitive region-containing protein: protein MATAKKAAKPAVKKPAATKAVAKKAAPAKKATAVKKVAVKKAVAAKKPAVAKKAVAAKKPAVAKKAVAAKKPAVAKKAVAAKKPAVAKKAVAAKKPAVAKKAVAAKKPAVAKKAVAAKKPAVAKKAVAAKKPAVAKKAVAAKKPAVAKKAIAAKKPAVAKKAVAAKKPAVAKKAVVAKKPAVAKKAAATKPAAAKKAAATKPAAAVKPAAKKAVAKKAAPKKPATPPTTAAAPGAKTVLNPAASWPFPTGGRP, encoded by the coding sequence ATGGCAACTGCCAAGAAAGCCGCCAAGCCGGCGGTGAAGAAACCCGCCGCCACCAAGGCTGTGGCGAAGAAGGCCGCGCCGGCCAAAAAAGCCACTGCGGTCAAGAAAGTCGCTGTAAAGAAGGCTGTCGCTGCTAAGAAGCCCGCCGTGGCCAAAAAGGCTGTCGCCGCCAAGAAGCCCGCTGTGGCCAAGAAGGCTGTCGCTGCCAAGAAGCCCGCCGTGGCCAAAAAGGCTGTCGCCGCCAAGAAGCCCGCCGTGGCCAAAAAGGCTGTCGCCGCCAAGAAGCCCGCTGTGGCCAAGAAGGCTGTCGCTGCCAAGAAGCCCGCCGTGGCCAAGAAGGCTGTCGCTGCCAAGAAGCCCGCCGTGGCCAAAAAGGCTGTCGCCGCCAAGAAGCCCGCTGTGGCCAAGAAGGCTGTCGCTGCCAAGAAGCCCGCCGTAGCCAAAAAGGCTATCGCCGCCAAGAAGCCCGCTGTGGCCAAAAAGGCTGTCGCCGCCAAGAAGCCCGCCGTGGCCAAGAAGGCTGTCGTCGCCAAGAAGCCCGCTGTGGCCAAGAAAGCTGCCGCCACCAAGCCCGCTGCCGCCAAGAAAGCCGCTGCGACCAAGCCTGCTGCTGCCGTGAAACCGGCTGCCAAGAAAGCCGTCGCCAAGAAGGCTGCCCCCAAAAAGCCCGCCACGCCGCCGACCACGGCTGCTGCCCCGGGCGCCAAGACGGTGCTGAACCCGGCCGCATCGTGGCCCTTCCCGACCGGTGGCCGTCCGTAA
- a CDS encoding ribonucleotide-diphosphate reductase subunit beta, translated as MLNWEDDNLAKQTSPAPTGAGGAAPEPVRAATGVFGDSAMPTPAAPQSAADLGNTAQRVKVADKRIINGQTDVNQLVPFKYKWAWEKYLATCANHWMPQEINMSRDIALWKNPNGLTEDERRIVKRNLGFFVTADSLAANNIVLGTYRHITAPECRQFLLRQAFEEAIHTHAYQYIVESLDLDESEIFNAYNEVPSIRAKDEFLIPFIDAIADPNFKTGTPEADQTLLKSLIVFACLMEGLFFYVGFTQILALGRQNKMTGAAEQYMYILRDESMHCNFGIDLINTIKLENPHLWTPEFREEIRELFRKAVELEYAYAEDTMPRGVLGLNAPMFKSYLRFIANRRCQQIGIEPLYPQEENPFPWMAEMIDLKKERNFFETRVIEYQTGGTLSWE; from the coding sequence ATGCTTAATTGGGAAGACGACAACCTCGCCAAACAAACCTCGCCCGCGCCGACGGGCGCGGGTGGCGCTGCGCCCGAGCCGGTGCGCGCCGCCACCGGCGTGTTTGGCGACTCGGCCATGCCCACCCCGGCCGCGCCGCAATCTGCGGCCGACCTGGGCAACACCGCACAACGCGTCAAAGTTGCAGACAAGCGCATCATCAATGGTCAAACGGACGTCAACCAGCTTGTGCCGTTCAAGTACAAGTGGGCCTGGGAAAAATACCTGGCCACTTGCGCCAACCACTGGATGCCGCAAGAGATCAACATGTCTCGCGACATCGCGCTTTGGAAAAACCCCAACGGCTTGACTGAAGACGAGCGCCGCATCGTCAAGCGCAACCTGGGCTTTTTCGTGACGGCCGACTCACTGGCCGCCAATAACATCGTGCTGGGCACCTATCGCCACATCACGGCGCCCGAGTGCCGCCAGTTCCTGCTGCGCCAGGCTTTCGAAGAAGCCATCCATACCCACGCTTATCAATACATCGTTGAAAGCCTGGATCTGGACGAATCGGAAATCTTCAACGCGTATAACGAGGTTCCCTCGATCCGCGCCAAGGATGAATTTCTGATTCCGTTCATCGACGCCATCGCCGATCCGAATTTCAAGACGGGCACCCCGGAAGCCGACCAGACGCTTCTAAAGTCCCTGATCGTGTTCGCATGCCTGATGGAAGGTCTGTTCTTCTACGTTGGCTTCACGCAGATTCTGGCGTTGGGCCGGCAGAACAAAATGACCGGCGCCGCCGAGCAATACATGTACATCCTTCGCGATGAATCCATGCATTGCAACTTCGGCATCGACCTGATCAACACCATCAAGCTCGAGAACCCCCACCTGTGGACGCCCGAGTTCCGCGAAGAAATTCGCGAGCTCTTCCGCAAAGCAGTGGAACTCGAATACGCTTACGCTGAGGACACCATGCCGCGCGGTGTGTTGGGCCTGAATGCGCCGATGTTCAAATCGTACCTGCGCTTCATCGCCAACCGCCGTTGCCAGCAGATCGGCATCGAGCCTCTGTATCCACAGGAAGAGAACCCCTTCCCGTGGATGGCGGAAATGATCGACCTGAAAAAGGAACGCAACTTTTTTGAAACTCGTGTGATCGAATACCAAACCGGTGGCACACTGAGCTGGGAATGA